The following are from one region of the Salvia hispanica cultivar TCC Black 2014 chromosome 1, UniMelb_Shisp_WGS_1.0, whole genome shotgun sequence genome:
- the LOC125201667 gene encoding protein NUCLEAR FUSION DEFECTIVE 4-like, which translates to MGIKLSPASPAGRWLGLVTAVWVQAISGNNYTFSNYSDALKTLMGLTQLQLNSLSVAKDVGKAFGIFAGLASDRLPTAAILLIGSVEGFVGYGVQWLVVSGRIQPLPYWAMCIFLCMGGNSTTWMNTAILVTCIRNFRKNRGPVSGILKGYVGLSTAIFTDVCSALFGDDPAKFLLMLTVVPLIVCLSAMFFLREIPPSKSAAEEGEETKFFGIINVIAIVIALYLLAFDVTGAHGRLFSQFFAAILLVLLASPLLIPIYLSVKNFIRLGSEAVDVEQTVTEPLLAAAEEAEKKVEVVNPAEKRRPVIGEEHTIVEALQTVDFWILFGSFLCGVGTGLAVMNNTGQMGLALGYADVSIFVSLTSIWGFFGRILSGSVSEYFIKRAGTPRPVWNAASQILMAVGYVVMAMAMPGSLYVGSIVVGICYGVRLAVTVPTASELFGLKYYGLIYNILILNLPLGSFLFSGLLAGFLYDAQATSTAGGGNTCIGAHCYRLVFVVMAVVCVIGFGLDMLLCVRTKTVYAKIYASKKSKKSSSNIVQ; encoded by the exons ATGGGAATAAAACTCTCGCCGGCGTCCCCTGCCGGAAGATGGCTCGGCCTTGTCACCGCCGTCTGGGTTCAAGCGATTTCCGGCAACAATTACACCTTCTCTAACTACTCCGACGCCCTCAAAACGCTCATGGGACTCACTCAGCTGCAGCTCAACAGCCTCTCCGTCGCCAAAGACGTCGGAAAAGCATTCGGCATCTTCGCCGGCCTCGCCTCCGACCGCCTCCCCACCGCCGCCATCCTCCTCATTGGCTCCGTCGAAGGCTTCGTCGGCTACGGCGTCCAGTGGCTCGTCGTTAGCGGCCGAATTCAACCCCTTCCTTACTGGGCG ATGTGTATCTTTCTGTGTATGGGTGGAAACAGCACTACTTGGATGAACACCGCGATTTTGGTCACATGCATTCGGAATTTCCGGAAGAATCGGGGCCCTGTTTCGGGGATTCTAAAAGGCTACGTCGGTTTGAGCACCGCCATCTTCACCGACGTCTGCTCGGCGCTGTTCGGCGACGATCCGGCGAAGTTTCTGCTGATGCTCACCGTCGTTCCGTTGATCGTCTGCCTGTCCGCCATGTTCTTCCTCCGCGAGATCCCGCCGTCGAAATCCGCGGCGGAGGAAGGCGAGGAGACGAAATTCTTCGGCATAATCAACGTAATCGCCATTGTAATCGCTCTCTACTTGCTCGCATTCGACGTCACCGGCGCTCACGGCCGCTTGTTCTCGCAATTCTTCGCCGCAATTCTCCTAGTTCTACTGGCTTCGCCTCTTTTGATCCCAATTTACCTCAGCGTGAAAAATTTCATCCGTTTGGGCAGCGAAGCAGTCGACGTGGAGCAAACTGTGACGGAGCCGCTCCTGGCGGCGGCGGAAGAGGCGGAGAAGAAGGTGGAAGTGGTAAACCCGGCGGAGAAGAGGCGGCCGGTGATTGGAGAAGAACACACAATTGTCGAGGCGCTGCAAACCGTGGATTTCTGGATCTTATTCGGGTCGTTTTTGTGTGGAGTTGGAACGGGTCTAGCGGTGATGAATAATACGGGGCAAATGGGTCTGGCTCTCGGGTATGCGGATGTATCCATATTCGTTTCACTCACCAGCATTTGGGGATTTTTCGGCCGGATCTTATCCGGGTCGGTTTCCGAGTACTTCATCAA GAGGGCTGGGACACCTAGGCCTGTCTGGAATGCAGCTTCACAGATTCTAATGGCAGTGGGATATGTTGTGATGGCCATGGCTATGCCAGGATCACTCTACGTGGGCTCCATCGTGGTCGGGATCTGCTATGGAGTGCGCCTTGCCGTCACAGTCCCCACAGCGTCCGAGCTCTTCGGCCTCAAGTACTATGGTCTCATTTACAACATTCTCATTCTCAACCTCCCGCTCGGCTCCTTCCTCTTCTCCGGCCTGCTCGCGGGCTTCCTCTACGACGCTCAGGCGACTAGCACAGCCGGAGGTGGCAACACGTGCATAGGTGCCCATTGCTACCGGCTGGTGTTTGTGGTTATGGCGGTTGTGTGTGTCATTGGATTTGGCCTTGATATGCTGCTGTGTGTGAGAACCAAAACAGTATATGCCAAGATTTATGCTAGCAAGAAGTCTAAGAAATCATCATCTAATATTGTTCaatga